The following coding sequences are from one Malaciobacter pacificus window:
- a CDS encoding type II secretion system protein produces MKKGFSLLELIFAIVIIGVIASFAVPKFLDTKDSAVVSTLKRDISSIISSIQTYHLQVGKIDNISDAITLNSQNWTTDETNSKKISDFKSCVTIEVKIDEISLTLDESNTDNVCAKLKEDEGIETQSYQLL; encoded by the coding sequence ATGAAGAAAGGTTTTTCTCTTTTAGAGTTGATTTTCGCTATTGTAATCATTGGTGTTATTGCATCTTTTGCAGTTCCTAAGTTTTTAGATACAAAAGATTCAGCTGTTGTATCTACTTTAAAAAGAGATATTTCTTCAATTATTTCATCCATTCAAACATATCATCTTCAAGTAGGTAAGATTGATAATATTTCTGATGCAATAACTTTAAATAGTCAAAACTGGACAACTGATGAAACTAATAGTAAAAAAATTAGTGATTTTAAATCTTGTGTTACAATTGAAGTAAAAATTGATGAGATCTCTTTAACTTTAGATGAGTCAAATACAGATAACGTTTGTGCTAAATTAAAAGAAGATGAGGGAATTGAAACACAATCTTATCAGTTGTTATAG